A single Blastopirellula retiformator DNA region contains:
- a CDS encoding polyprenyl synthetase family protein, with translation MMSAPLASLHDFSATLRDEVDQALDAYSRFGHGCPERLEQAIRHSLMAPGKRLRPLLTLMAAEACGSERSQAMPAACAVEMIHCYSLIHDDLPAMDDDDLRRGLPTCHKAFDEATAILAGDALLARALEIVADGYENPTIAARSCRELAKAAGATALVGGQADDLNEQFGAGDVDMLKAIHRRKTGAMICVSLRLGAIAAGADDQQVAALDAYGEQIGLAFQIVDDLLDHAGDEASMGKRVGKDADRGKLTYPGLIGVEESRQQAETLIAGAKQSLSQFGERASHLEALAQYILERNH, from the coding sequence ATGATGTCCGCTCCGCTTGCTTCGCTGCATGATTTCTCGGCCACCTTGCGAGACGAGGTCGACCAGGCGCTGGACGCTTACAGTCGCTTTGGCCACGGCTGTCCGGAACGGCTGGAGCAGGCGATCCGTCATAGTCTGATGGCCCCCGGCAAGCGACTTCGTCCGCTGCTAACGTTAATGGCGGCCGAGGCTTGCGGTTCTGAGAGAAGTCAGGCGATGCCGGCCGCATGTGCGGTCGAGATGATCCACTGCTACTCGCTGATCCACGATGATCTGCCGGCGATGGATGATGACGACCTCCGTCGCGGCCTGCCGACCTGTCACAAGGCGTTTGACGAAGCGACCGCGATTTTGGCAGGCGACGCCCTGCTGGCCCGGGCGCTGGAAATCGTGGCTGACGGCTACGAAAACCCCACCATTGCGGCTCGCAGCTGCCGGGAATTGGCGAAAGCGGCCGGCGCCACGGCTCTGGTGGGTGGTCAAGCCGACGATTTAAACGAACAATTTGGAGCTGGCGACGTTGATATGTTGAAGGCGATCCACCGCCGCAAGACGGGAGCGATGATTTGCGTCTCGCTACGTCTGGGGGCGATCGCCGCCGGCGCCGACGACCAGCAAGTCGCCGCATTGGACGCCTACGGAGAGCAAATCGGCCTGGCGTTTCAGATTGTGGACGACCTGCTTGATCATGCTGGCGACGAAGCCTCCATGGGAAAACGGGTCGGCAAAGACGCCGATCGCGGCAAATTAACCTATCCAGGCCTGATTGGCGTCGAAGAAAGTCGCCAGCAGGCCGAAACGCTGATTGCCGGGGCGAAACAGTCGCTGTCGCAATTTGGCGAGCGTGCCAGTCATTTGGAAGCGTTGGCGCAATACATCTTGGAAAGGAACCACTAA
- a CDS encoding DUF6690 family protein yields the protein MIRRNLTYAAIMAASIGGPYTFFNPEARQQAESIWSQASALIPSGEKSDATEKPTASIESPQVQPELPPEEQPNMFVPPTLSDAGANMPIAGPPVQDFLEVFNFNADFRWVAMRWPRVSTTLADLNLEGLRAPLVTGSQYDDLAGSITYYFDRDGHVQRITFHGTTGDERRLVQMLTTHFGFKHEPTLDAGLYLVKWNGDPTSVLRLRNSPVLNAAQPHTRLNVALEINRPSRYYGLSPQMAETVEEAKSAQRWGK from the coding sequence ATGATCCGCCGCAATTTGACATACGCCGCGATTATGGCCGCGAGCATCGGCGGCCCCTACACCTTCTTCAATCCCGAAGCGCGCCAACAGGCCGAATCGATCTGGAGCCAGGCGAGCGCCCTGATCCCCTCTGGCGAAAAATCGGACGCCACCGAGAAGCCGACCGCCTCGATCGAATCGCCGCAAGTTCAGCCCGAGCTGCCGCCCGAAGAGCAGCCGAATATGTTTGTCCCGCCGACGCTGTCCGATGCCGGAGCGAACATGCCGATCGCTGGTCCGCCGGTCCAGGACTTTCTGGAGGTCTTCAACTTCAACGCCGACTTCCGCTGGGTGGCGATGCGGTGGCCGCGGGTATCGACGACGCTGGCCGACTTGAACTTGGAAGGCCTACGAGCGCCGCTGGTTACGGGATCGCAGTATGACGACCTGGCTGGTTCGATCACGTACTACTTTGATCGCGATGGTCACGTGCAGCGGATCACGTTTCATGGCACGACCGGCGACGAACGCCGTTTGGTCCAAATGCTAACGACCCACTTCGGCTTCAAGCACGAGCCGACCCTCGACGCCGGGCTCTACCTGGTGAAATGGAACGGCGATCCGACCAGCGTGTTGAGGCTACGCAACTCGCCGGTTCTGAATGCGGCGCAGCCCCACACCCGGTTAAATGTGGCGCTGGAGATCAATCGCCCGTCGCGCTACTACGGACTGAGCCCGCAAATGGCCGAAACGGTCGAAGAGGCGAAGTCGGCCCAGCGTTGGGGGAAGTAG
- a CDS encoding RDD family protein — MNDFPESENPFASPQTTEPVTVAQVTGPVSSIEDLPSRWLRLGASLIDSLVVGLVSIPVGLVLIAILASAGSEMSPVALELLGNVVGLLVGFGIFMAVNNYLLAKHGQTVGKMACGIKIVDYNDHRIKSLGHIMRMRVLPITFVTQIPLVGPIVGLVNVLMIFTPKSVACMTSSPARSW, encoded by the coding sequence TTGAACGACTTTCCTGAATCCGAGAATCCGTTCGCGTCTCCGCAAACGACCGAGCCGGTGACGGTCGCTCAGGTAACGGGCCCCGTCTCGTCGATCGAAGACCTCCCCTCGCGTTGGCTGCGCCTGGGCGCGTCGCTCATCGATTCACTAGTCGTTGGGCTGGTTAGCATTCCGGTTGGGCTCGTACTGATCGCCATATTGGCTTCGGCCGGCTCGGAAATGAGCCCCGTGGCATTAGAACTACTGGGGAACGTCGTCGGGCTGCTAGTCGGATTCGGAATCTTTATGGCGGTCAACAATTACCTGCTTGCTAAGCATGGTCAGACCGTCGGCAAGATGGCCTGCGGCATCAAAATCGTTGACTACAACGATCATCGGATCAAATCGCTGGGGCATATCATGCGAATGCGGGTCTTGCCAATCACGTTTGTGACTCAGATCCCGCTCGTCGGTCCCATCGTCGGCCTGGTCAATGTGCTGATGATCTTCACTCCGAAAAGCGTTGCCTGCATGACTTCATCGCCGGCACGATCGTGGTGA
- a CDS encoding class I SAM-dependent methyltransferase: MSAESADLSDLHWLVSEEAAEIFAQQSSPQLSVAQLAQLNREIGPPRASLISEQLELRQRGKAKFSRAEQMFFTRVGLEQATDEAIAAYKATRFGATTKVVDLCCGVGGDLLAIADGRTAVGVDLSPQLAILAAANCAAYGNKVTSQSIDAASADVGSFDAWHCDPDRRAEKRRTTQLDSFSPSADQLDELLAQNNNAAIKLAPATQVPVEWRQQGELEWISSRRECRQLVAWIGDLATMPRARRATHVDKEGAASTFVAADDADLQVAGEMGEYLLEPNPALLAADLVDAFAVEHHLGRILPRSVYLTGDAPVDSPLVAAFQVHDQLPIDRKSLSKRLKEQGIGRVEIKVRGLDIRPEAFLKKLRLSGDTSATLILTPTPSGNRAILCQRVGA, encoded by the coding sequence ATGTCCGCCGAATCTGCCGACCTCTCTGATCTCCACTGGCTTGTTAGCGAAGAAGCGGCCGAAATCTTTGCGCAGCAGTCAAGTCCGCAACTCTCGGTCGCCCAGCTCGCGCAGCTCAACCGCGAGATTGGACCGCCGCGGGCGTCGCTGATCTCCGAGCAACTCGAACTGCGGCAGCGGGGCAAAGCGAAGTTTTCGCGGGCCGAGCAGATGTTTTTTACCCGTGTGGGCCTTGAGCAAGCGACCGACGAGGCGATCGCCGCCTATAAAGCGACGCGGTTCGGCGCGACAACCAAGGTGGTCGATCTCTGCTGCGGCGTCGGGGGCGATCTTTTGGCGATTGCCGACGGTCGAACCGCCGTTGGCGTTGATCTTTCGCCGCAACTGGCGATCCTGGCCGCGGCGAACTGCGCCGCCTATGGCAACAAAGTCACCAGCCAATCGATCGATGCGGCGTCGGCGGATGTCGGCTCGTTTGACGCTTGGCACTGTGATCCTGATCGTCGTGCGGAGAAGCGCCGGACGACGCAGCTTGACTCGTTCTCGCCATCGGCGGATCAACTGGACGAATTGCTCGCACAGAACAACAACGCCGCGATCAAACTGGCCCCGGCAACGCAAGTTCCGGTCGAGTGGCGACAGCAGGGAGAGCTGGAGTGGATCAGCAGCCGTCGCGAGTGCCGCCAATTGGTCGCTTGGATCGGTGACTTGGCGACGATGCCGCGGGCGCGTCGTGCGACCCATGTCGATAAAGAGGGAGCGGCCAGCACCTTTGTCGCCGCCGATGATGCAGACCTGCAAGTTGCGGGCGAAATGGGTGAGTACCTGCTGGAACCGAACCCGGCGCTGTTGGCGGCCGATCTGGTCGACGCTTTCGCCGTCGAACACCACTTGGGCCGCATCTTACCGCGCAGCGTTTATCTAACGGGAGACGCGCCGGTCGACTCGCCGCTGGTCGCTGCGTTCCAGGTACACGATCAACTGCCGATTGATCGCAAGTCGCTTTCCAAACGCTTGAAAGAGCAGGGGATCGGTCGGGTCGAGATCAAGGTTCGCGGGCTCGACATTCGCCCTGAAGCGTTTTTGAAAAAGCTCCGACTTTCTGGCGACACGTCGGCGACGCTCATCCTGACGCCGACCCCCAGCGGCAATCGTGCGATTCTTTGCCAGCGGGTTGGCGCGTAG
- a CDS encoding DUF6263 family protein, with protein MTRNVFFGLVLTATTFASATFAADTYELKYKLAEGDVLRSKVTHLVNVTTKIQGNSQTAQSRTVSTKNWKVEKIDDEGNITLVHSIEDLQLWNKVTDRPEQVYDSTSPEPPSPIFQRAAQSVGVPLSRFTISKNGFLVEREELQESAHAPFNQVTVVLPAEPVEIGAKWDSPTDVQIRTSKQQLKKVKTRQLFTLESVVNGVATIDMKTQILTPIENPEIKVELIQQLANGKVKFDIDAGRVMRQDLDMDETVIGFQGEASMMKFRGRMQEELLTEPLQAAVAPTPPKPEFERTAEAPTPAKRPEEATEVE; from the coding sequence ATGACGCGAAATGTATTTTTCGGTCTGGTTCTTACGGCGACCACGTTCGCCTCGGCCACCTTCGCCGCCGATACATACGAGTTGAAGTACAAGCTTGCCGAAGGGGACGTCCTTCGCAGCAAGGTGACCCATCTGGTCAACGTCACGACCAAGATCCAGGGGAACTCGCAAACCGCTCAGTCGCGGACCGTCTCGACCAAGAACTGGAAGGTCGAAAAGATCGACGACGAAGGGAACATCACCCTGGTCCACTCGATCGAAGACCTGCAGCTGTGGAACAAGGTGACCGATCGTCCCGAGCAGGTTTACGATAGCACCTCGCCGGAACCCCCTTCCCCGATCTTCCAGCGGGCCGCCCAATCGGTCGGCGTGCCGTTGTCGCGGTTCACGATTAGCAAGAATGGTTTTCTGGTCGAGCGCGAAGAGCTGCAGGAAAGCGCCCACGCTCCCTTCAACCAGGTAACCGTCGTCTTGCCGGCCGAACCGGTCGAGATCGGCGCCAAGTGGGACTCGCCGACCGACGTGCAGATCCGCACCTCGAAGCAACAGCTGAAGAAAGTGAAAACTCGCCAGCTGTTCACGCTGGAGTCGGTCGTCAACGGCGTCGCCACCATCGACATGAAGACGCAGATCCTGACCCCGATCGAAAACCCGGAAATCAAGGTCGAACTGATCCAGCAGTTGGCCAACGGCAAAGTCAAGTTCGACATCGACGCCGGCCGTGTGATGCGACAAGACCTCGACATGGACGAAACGGTCATCGGCTTCCAAGGCGAAGCGAGCATGATGAAGTTTCGCGGTCGCATGCAGGAAGAACTGCTGACCGAACCGCTGCAGGCCGCCGTCGCGCCGACCCCGCCCAAGCCGGAATTCGAAAGGACGGCCGAAGCGCCGACCCCGGCCAAGCGTCCGGAAGAAGCGACCGAAGTCGAGTAG
- the dxs gene encoding 1-deoxy-D-xylulose-5-phosphate synthase yields MHKILSQIESPADLNGLSSDQLEQLADEIRDVLCSLVATRTAHFASNLGVVELSIALHRTFDFSRDRLIWDTGHQIYPHKLLTGRYDEFGTIRTAGGLMGYPNPAESEYDLFVTGHAGSSVSTMLGMRSGDDLQAEKDRHAVAVIGDGAFPSGIVYEALNNAGGMNANLLVILNDNKMSICPRVGGVADYFDRLRMNPFYTGVKSEVLKILNHVPLLGDPTERLLAQCKEAVKAGLHGGMLFEELGFSYIGPIDGHNIALLRKYLEMVKTLPGPVLLHVVTEKGHGYQPAAADPVFFHTPPAFIDDNGTVVPKKSGGAKAFTNYARDAIAAEMRKSDKVTVLTAAMCQGTKMEPVRDEFPHRFFDVGICESHAVAFAAGQAKTGLRPIVNIYSTFLQRSFDQIFQEVALQDLPVVFTMDRAGLTAADGPTHHGAYDIGYMRLFPNMIVMAPGDAEEVGEMLAFSLEQDHPAAIRYPKTNAETVERQRTPIQLGKAETLATGGDGTIVCYGAQLADAQRAVEQLKSEGLHVGLINARFCKPIDRETIVGAVKNSPFVVTVEEGALMTGFGSAVLEACAEEGVDASRVKRLGIPDTFIDHGDREERLAEISLTTEGIAQTCRDMAAKTSAIHGGDDSMTAGL; encoded by the coding sequence ATGCACAAGATCCTTTCGCAAATCGAATCGCCCGCCGATCTCAATGGACTCTCCAGCGACCAGTTGGAGCAGCTCGCCGATGAGATTCGCGACGTACTGTGCAGCTTGGTGGCGACCCGCACGGCCCACTTTGCGTCGAACCTGGGCGTGGTCGAGCTGTCGATCGCGCTCCACCGGACGTTCGACTTCAGTCGTGATCGCCTGATCTGGGACACCGGCCACCAAATCTATCCGCACAAACTGTTGACCGGCCGCTACGACGAGTTCGGCACGATCCGTACCGCCGGCGGCTTGATGGGGTATCCCAATCCGGCCGAAAGCGAATACGACCTGTTCGTCACCGGGCACGCCGGCTCGAGCGTCTCGACGATGCTGGGCATGCGCAGTGGCGACGACCTGCAGGCCGAAAAAGATCGCCACGCGGTCGCGGTGATCGGCGACGGGGCGTTTCCCTCGGGCATCGTCTACGAAGCGCTCAACAACGCCGGCGGGATGAACGCCAACTTGCTGGTGATTTTGAACGACAACAAAATGTCGATCTGCCCGCGGGTCGGCGGCGTGGCCGATTACTTCGATCGGCTGCGGATGAACCCGTTCTACACCGGCGTGAAGAGCGAAGTCCTCAAGATCCTGAATCATGTGCCGCTGTTGGGCGATCCGACCGAACGATTACTGGCCCAGTGCAAGGAGGCGGTCAAAGCCGGACTGCATGGCGGGATGCTGTTCGAGGAGCTTGGCTTCAGCTACATCGGCCCGATCGACGGCCACAACATCGCCCTGCTCCGCAAATACCTGGAGATGGTCAAGACCTTGCCCGGCCCGGTGCTGCTGCACGTGGTGACCGAAAAGGGACATGGTTATCAGCCCGCTGCGGCCGATCCGGTCTTCTTCCACACCCCGCCGGCCTTCATCGACGACAACGGCACGGTGGTGCCCAAAAAGTCAGGCGGCGCGAAAGCGTTTACCAACTACGCCCGGGATGCGATCGCCGCCGAAATGCGGAAGTCGGACAAGGTGACCGTCCTGACCGCCGCGATGTGCCAAGGGACCAAGATGGAGCCGGTACGGGACGAGTTCCCGCATCGCTTCTTTGACGTCGGCATCTGCGAGTCGCACGCAGTGGCGTTCGCCGCCGGCCAGGCCAAGACCGGGCTTCGTCCGATCGTCAACATCTACAGCACCTTCCTGCAGCGCAGCTTCGACCAGATCTTCCAAGAGGTCGCCCTGCAAGACTTGCCGGTTGTCTTCACGATGGATCGCGCCGGGCTGACCGCGGCCGATGGCCCGACCCATCACGGGGCGTACGACATCGGCTACATGCGACTGTTCCCCAATATGATCGTCATGGCGCCCGGCGACGCCGAAGAAGTGGGCGAGATGCTCGCTTTCTCGCTGGAGCAAGATCACCCGGCCGCGATTCGCTATCCGAAGACGAACGCGGAAACGGTCGAGCGCCAGCGAACCCCGATCCAACTCGGCAAAGCCGAAACCCTGGCCACCGGCGGCGATGGCACGATCGTTTGCTATGGCGCTCAATTGGCCGACGCCCAGCGTGCGGTTGAGCAATTGAAGAGCGAAGGATTGCATGTCGGGCTGATCAACGCCCGGTTCTGCAAACCGATCGACCGCGAGACGATCGTCGGCGCCGTCAAAAATTCGCCGTTCGTCGTGACGGTCGAAGAAGGCGCTCTGATGACCGGCTTTGGCAGTGCGGTGCTGGAAGCGTGTGCCGAAGAAGGCGTCGACGCCAGCCGCGTCAAACGCCTGGGTATCCCCGACACGTTTATCGACCATGGCGATCGCGAGGAACGCCTGGCCGAGATCAGCTTGACGACCGAGGGAATCGCCCAGACTTGCCGCGATATGGCCGCCAAGACGAGCGCCATCCATGGTGGCGATGACTCGATGACGGCTGGGCTGTAG
- a CDS encoding PDZ domain-containing protein, whose amino-acid sequence MRYITLTLAVLLAAPAVGHAQSAFEQLQNLIRPPGDPAPTPAPANPGYLGATLDNLDKETPDAGVVVLKVNPGGPAEKAGLEAGDRVVSLETVAVSNLDQFARLMRNQVPGSRIKMTVERKGEPESILVTLGNRPAAPPANEALPPPTNMNNNPPATGNSSNPLDPLGLEDSPPSVLVNPPNNPPAIPRGKLGVRVVPVTDQYRETTGTSVRRGAVVESVTPGSAAAFAGIPVGSVIVALNNRRVNDPQDLLNILATMPQNRDVPIGYYVGNRLLQSNVRLDGQPPSLVNDTPNALPSDGRFADRPAMRMLNRALSELGANPVPSIEEQNENAQLRSRVAELEAEVTRLQTLVNQLRAENGGQN is encoded by the coding sequence ATGCGATACATAACCTTGACTCTGGCAGTTCTGCTGGCTGCGCCCGCCGTAGGACATGCTCAATCGGCCTTCGAGCAACTGCAAAATCTAATTCGCCCGCCGGGAGATCCCGCGCCGACACCAGCCCCGGCCAACCCGGGCTATCTGGGCGCGACGCTCGATAACCTGGACAAAGAGACGCCGGATGCGGGGGTGGTCGTGCTGAAGGTCAATCCAGGCGGCCCGGCCGAGAAAGCAGGTCTCGAAGCAGGCGATCGCGTCGTCTCGCTCGAAACGGTCGCCGTGTCGAACCTCGATCAGTTCGCGCGGCTGATGCGGAACCAGGTTCCCGGTTCGCGCATCAAGATGACCGTCGAGCGCAAAGGAGAGCCGGAGTCGATTCTGGTCACGCTCGGCAATCGCCCCGCTGCGCCCCCAGCGAACGAAGCGCTGCCGCCGCCAACCAACATGAACAACAATCCGCCGGCGACCGGCAACAGCAGTAACCCGCTTGATCCGCTCGGCCTGGAAGATTCGCCGCCGTCGGTTCTGGTCAATCCACCCAACAATCCGCCGGCGATTCCGCGCGGCAAGTTGGGAGTGCGGGTCGTTCCAGTCACCGATCAATATCGGGAAACGACCGGCACGTCAGTTCGCCGGGGCGCGGTGGTCGAAAGCGTGACGCCGGGTAGCGCCGCCGCGTTCGCCGGCATTCCGGTCGGTTCGGTGATCGTCGCGCTCAACAACCGCCGCGTCAACGATCCGCAAGACTTGCTCAACATCTTGGCGACGATGCCGCAAAATCGGGACGTGCCGATCGGCTACTATGTCGGCAATCGTTTATTGCAATCGAACGTCCGTCTCGATGGCCAACCGCCGTCGCTGGTCAACGATACGCCGAACGCTTTGCCGTCGGACGGCCGCTTCGCCGATCGCCCAGCGATGCGAATGCTGAATCGGGCCCTATCCGAACTAGGCGCCAATCCGGTTCCGTCGATCGAAGAGCAAAACGAGAACGCTCAGCTTCGCAGTCGCGTCGCCGAACTCGAAGCGGAAGTGACTCGCTTGCAGACGCTGGTCAATCAGTTGCGAGCCGAGAACGGCGGCCAGAATTAG
- the xseB gene encoding exodeoxyribonuclease VII small subunit: MAKKKAAGEATDAPAFEEELATLETLVRRLESGEAGLEESLKLYEDGVGKLKSCYSLLQRAERKIEVLSGFNAAGESVTENFDEGETTLAEKAESRTKRRGGKSRTDEGDEIDDKRRLF, from the coding sequence ATGGCCAAGAAAAAAGCTGCCGGCGAAGCGACCGACGCCCCGGCGTTTGAGGAAGAGCTGGCGACGCTCGAAACGCTGGTCCGCCGGCTCGAGTCGGGCGAAGCGGGGCTGGAAGAGTCGCTGAAGCTGTACGAGGACGGCGTCGGCAAGCTGAAGTCGTGCTACAGCCTCTTGCAGCGAGCCGAGCGCAAGATTGAGGTTCTTTCCGGTTTTAACGCCGCTGGCGAGTCGGTGACCGAGAATTTTGATGAGGGCGAGACGACGTTGGCCGAAAAGGCGGAGTCGCGGACCAAGCGTCGCGGCGGCAAGTCTCGCACCGATGAGGGGGACGAGATAGACGACAAGCGTCGACTTTTTTAA
- a CDS encoding NAD(+)/NADH kinase has product MPNLKPPTPRQPNWLPNARKPQVMLVGAGDREHVREEAVRLQKFIPQYADLVHVDLDWKSDLSQVDTDFAIVLGGDGSLLAAARSMGTRQVPVVGVNMGKLGFLAEFSQEDLFAELANICHGQCSVIEHMMFRCQVFEGEDLICHQLGLNEAAILGGPPFQIQTIDLYVDSELATTYNCDGLIVSTPVGSTAHNLSAGGPILRADLHAFVVSPISPHTLTVRPVVDTAERTYEIRVTGAEANLSVVVDGRVLARLTPELRVVVDRAEQRFKRIAVASHSYYRTLREKLGWGGRIDHGR; this is encoded by the coding sequence ATGCCAAATCTGAAACCCCCGACGCCGCGACAGCCGAATTGGCTTCCCAACGCCCGGAAGCCGCAGGTCATGCTGGTCGGCGCCGGCGATCGTGAACACGTGCGCGAAGAGGCGGTTCGGCTGCAGAAGTTCATTCCGCAGTATGCCGACTTGGTCCATGTTGACCTCGACTGGAAGTCGGACCTCTCGCAAGTCGACACCGACTTTGCGATCGTGCTAGGGGGCGACGGCTCGCTGTTGGCGGCGGCGCGCAGCATGGGAACGCGACAAGTTCCCGTTGTTGGCGTCAATATGGGCAAGCTTGGGTTCTTGGCGGAGTTTTCTCAGGAAGATCTGTTCGCCGAATTGGCCAACATTTGTCACGGCCAATGCTCGGTGATCGAGCATATGATGTTCCGCTGCCAGGTTTTCGAGGGAGAAGACCTGATTTGCCATCAACTGGGCTTGAACGAGGCGGCGATTCTGGGTGGACCGCCGTTTCAGATCCAGACCATCGATCTTTACGTTGACTCAGAATTAGCTACCACCTATAACTGCGACGGTTTGATCGTCAGCACTCCGGTGGGATCAACGGCCCATAACCTGTCCGCTGGCGGACCGATCTTGCGAGCCGACTTGCACGCCTTCGTCGTCTCGCCGATCAGTCCCCATACGCTCACCGTTCGCCCGGTGGTCGATACGGCGGAAAGGACCTACGAGATCCGCGTGACCGGCGCCGAAGCGAACCTGTCAGTCGTCGTCGACGGCCGCGTCTTGGCGCGTCTCACCCCGGAACTGCGAGTGGTGGTCGATCGGGCGGAACAGCGTTTCAAACGAATCGCCGTCGCCAGCCATAGCTACTATCGAACTCTCCGCGAAAAACTGGGATGGGGAGGGAGAATCGATCACGGCCGTTAG
- the xseA gene encoding exodeoxyribonuclease VII large subunit, giving the protein MDVDLPPWEAAASGEQPPVLSVAQLTALIKGTLETAFPSVWVSGEISNLAQPRSGHVYLTLKDDAAQIRAVMWKTTAAKLPFDLEDGQQVICRGDLDVYAPRGSYQLVIRQIEPQGVGALQLALQKLQQKLAAEGVFEPDLKRPLPRFPRRIVVVTSPTGAAIRDFLEVMRRRWRGADVLVIPTRVQGAGAAAEIAAAIKKAAKLQPRPDVLVATRGGGSIEDLWCFNEEPVVRAIAECQIPVISAVGHEIDVTLSDLAADVRALTPSEAAELCVPSQAEVNEALDGYKVRLTQALRQRAQLARRRLDALSERRAFVKPFALIQDAQRALDGWDERLLAAMRRQLQVSQQRVREATARLESLSPLAVLARGYSVTRSVSGAVLRAAEEAAAGEQIETILPSGRLISRVEEVQTESTKKPAKKKA; this is encoded by the coding sequence ATGGATGTAGACCTTCCCCCTTGGGAAGCCGCCGCTTCTGGAGAACAGCCGCCTGTCTTGAGCGTGGCGCAGTTGACGGCGCTGATTAAAGGGACGCTCGAAACCGCGTTTCCGTCAGTCTGGGTCAGCGGCGAGATCTCGAATCTGGCTCAGCCCCGCTCCGGTCACGTTTATCTGACGCTAAAGGATGATGCGGCGCAGATTCGGGCAGTGATGTGGAAGACGACTGCCGCCAAGTTGCCGTTTGATCTGGAAGATGGGCAGCAGGTGATTTGCCGAGGCGATCTCGACGTCTACGCTCCCCGCGGCAGTTATCAGTTGGTGATCCGCCAGATCGAGCCGCAAGGAGTCGGCGCCCTGCAACTGGCCCTGCAAAAGCTGCAGCAGAAATTGGCGGCGGAAGGGGTGTTTGAGCCGGACCTGAAGCGCCCCCTGCCCCGCTTTCCGCGGCGGATTGTGGTGGTGACCAGTCCGACTGGCGCCGCGATTCGCGACTTTCTGGAAGTGATGCGCCGCCGTTGGCGTGGCGCCGATGTGCTGGTGATCCCGACCCGCGTGCAAGGCGCCGGAGCGGCGGCCGAAATCGCCGCCGCCATCAAGAAAGCGGCCAAACTACAACCGCGACCCGATGTGCTGGTCGCCACCCGCGGCGGCGGCAGCATCGAAGATCTTTGGTGCTTCAACGAAGAGCCGGTCGTCCGGGCGATCGCCGAGTGTCAGATTCCGGTCATCTCGGCCGTTGGGCACGAGATTGACGTCACCCTCAGCGATCTGGCGGCCGACGTTCGAGCGCTCACCCCCAGCGAGGCGGCCGAGTTGTGCGTGCCGTCGCAGGCCGAGGTGAACGAGGCGCTCGACGGCTACAAGGTCCGCCTGACGCAAGCCTTGCGGCAACGGGCGCAGCTGGCGCGGCGGCGGCTGGACGCCCTGTCCGAGCGGCGGGCCTTCGTCAAACCGTTTGCGCTGATTCAGGATGCTCAGCGGGCGCTTGACGGTTGGGACGAGCGGCTGTTGGCGGCAATGCGGCGGCAACTGCAAGTCAGCCAGCAGCGGGTGCGAGAAGCGACGGCGCGGCTCGAGTCGTTATCGCCGCTGGCGGTTCTGGCTCGGGGATATAGCGTGACCCGCAGCGTCAGCGGAGCGGTGCTTCGCGCGGCCGAAGAGGCTGCCGCCGGCGAGCAGATCGAAACCATTTTGCCCTCCGGGCGGCTAATCAGCCGGGTCGAAGAGGTGCAGACCGAATCCACGAAGAAACCTGCGAAGAAGAAGGCATAA